The proteins below are encoded in one region of Akkermansiaceae bacterium:
- a CDS encoding metallophosphoesterase, which yields MDRRQFIQLTAAGSAIGAATMVAAQGKAAKVAPLAIGHPVVMAPRTDGVEIVWRINGLAKGFVEYGTSKDPGSVARNDGWGLRPAGKGVLRVRINGLKPGTTYFYRVVTEDFDRKSPRRETGALRSFKTLSATAENASFCVWNDTHQHNDTIKKLASITPASDFLLWNGDTCNDWYKEGEVAETILTPAGAGSGVDFTANSPLILVRGNHDLRGTLAHQVEDIAATPDGKPWHAFRSGPVAVICMDTGEDKPDDHPYLFDRVACEPMRREQAEWLEKVIEQPDIKNAPYRIMFCHIPLRWTDEDRKTEFDWYSRRSRDLWHDALVKWGTQVVISGHIHRDAYIPANKDFPYAQLVGGGPKMAQARLITGKADPQQLVFRMIDMQGKTTSSHVFPRLG from the coding sequence ATGGACAGACGTCAATTCATCCAACTCACTGCCGCAGGCTCTGCAATCGGGGCCGCGACGATGGTCGCAGCTCAAGGGAAGGCGGCAAAGGTTGCCCCACTTGCCATAGGACACCCGGTCGTCATGGCCCCCCGCACTGACGGTGTTGAAATTGTGTGGCGTATCAACGGGCTGGCCAAAGGGTTCGTTGAGTACGGCACCAGTAAAGATCCGGGCAGTGTCGCAAGGAACGATGGCTGGGGGTTACGGCCGGCCGGCAAGGGGGTGTTGAGAGTCCGGATCAACGGACTCAAACCTGGAACAACCTACTTCTACCGAGTGGTGACCGAGGACTTTGACAGAAAATCCCCGCGTAGGGAAACCGGCGCACTACGCAGCTTTAAAACACTCTCAGCAACGGCGGAGAATGCATCCTTCTGTGTTTGGAATGATACCCATCAACATAACGACACCATCAAAAAACTCGCGTCCATCACCCCTGCCAGTGACTTTCTTTTATGGAATGGTGACACTTGTAACGATTGGTACAAAGAAGGCGAAGTTGCTGAAACCATCCTTACCCCCGCAGGCGCCGGGAGTGGCGTCGATTTCACAGCCAATAGCCCGCTGATCCTTGTGCGAGGCAATCATGACCTGCGCGGCACCCTGGCCCATCAAGTCGAAGACATCGCAGCGACCCCGGACGGCAAGCCATGGCACGCCTTCCGCTCAGGCCCTGTCGCCGTGATCTGCATGGACACCGGCGAGGACAAACCGGACGACCACCCTTATCTTTTTGATCGGGTGGCCTGTGAGCCCATGCGCCGGGAACAGGCTGAGTGGTTGGAAAAGGTCATCGAACAGCCCGACATCAAAAACGCCCCCTACCGCATCATGTTCTGCCATATTCCGCTGCGCTGGACAGATGAGGACAGAAAAACAGAGTTCGACTGGTATAGCCGACGAAGCCGTGACCTCTGGCACGACGCACTCGTCAAATGGGGCACCCAGGTTGTGATCTCCGGCCACATCCACCGCGACGCCTATATCCCCGCAAACAAGGATTTCCCCTACGCACAACTCGTCGGGGGAGGCCCGAAGATGGCCCAGGCCCGGCTCATCACCGGCAAGGCCGACCCTCAACAGCTGGTTTTCCGCATGATCGATATGCAGGGAAAAACAACGAGTAGCCACGTCTTCCCACGCCTCGGGTAA
- a CDS encoding arylsulfatase — translation MKSLILLLSILLWTLSVQAASRPNIIIMMVDDLGYSDFGCYGSEIKTPHIDSLAGNGLRFSQFHNTAKCHSSRVCLLTGLYSDQAGDSRLNRGVTIAEVMKKSGYTTAMVGKWHLDNEPTARGFEKYFGHLSGSTNYFKGDKTFRLNGKRWSDFGKDFYTTDANIDFATRFLGESLSESPDKPFFLYIAHNAPHYPLQVRKEDYRKYEGTYDAGWDQIRAARYQKQLKMGLIPETWKLSARPDLVPAWESLSDQEKAWESRRMTAFAGMVDRIDQTTGKLIKFLKDKGVYDNTLIMICSDNGACPFDRTKVAGKEPWNPQSFWCYDTGWSHVGNTPFRLHKQNQHGGGINSPMIAHWPKGIKARAGSITPQRAHLIDFMATCIDLAGGEYPKSWPGIELEPLQGRSLKPIFEDQTRDPHSSLFFRFANNRAIIQGDWKLVTHRASQWELYNIVKDGTELNDLASQYPEKVDALAKLWNQEATGIGHLKGKDVAPVSGKKPPLLKKSGVPAARGK, via the coding sequence ATGAAATCCCTGATTCTCCTCCTATCAATCCTCCTGTGGACCCTCAGCGTGCAGGCTGCGTCGCGACCCAACATCATCATCATGATGGTTGATGACCTCGGCTATTCGGACTTCGGTTGTTACGGCAGCGAAATCAAAACACCTCACATCGACAGCCTCGCCGGGAATGGGCTTCGTTTTAGCCAGTTCCACAACACCGCCAAGTGCCACTCCTCCCGGGTGTGCCTGCTTACCGGTCTCTACAGCGACCAAGCGGGGGACTCGAGGCTGAACCGGGGGGTGACCATCGCGGAGGTGATGAAAAAATCGGGCTACACGACCGCCATGGTCGGCAAGTGGCACCTCGATAATGAACCGACTGCCCGCGGTTTTGAAAAATACTTTGGCCACCTCTCCGGGTCGACGAACTATTTCAAGGGGGACAAAACGTTCCGGCTGAACGGCAAACGGTGGTCGGATTTTGGTAAGGACTTTTACACCACCGATGCCAACATTGACTTTGCCACCAGATTCCTTGGTGAGTCGCTCAGCGAGTCGCCGGACAAGCCGTTTTTCCTCTACATCGCCCACAATGCCCCTCACTACCCGTTGCAGGTTAGAAAAGAGGACTATAGAAAGTATGAAGGCACGTATGACGCAGGGTGGGATCAAATCCGTGCTGCCCGTTATCAAAAGCAGTTGAAAATGGGATTGATTCCCGAGACCTGGAAACTCTCAGCCCGACCCGATCTCGTGCCTGCTTGGGAGAGTCTGTCGGATCAGGAAAAAGCCTGGGAGTCACGCCGTATGACCGCTTTTGCCGGAATGGTCGACCGCATTGACCAGACCACAGGAAAACTCATCAAGTTTCTCAAGGACAAGGGCGTTTACGACAACACCCTGATCATGATCTGTTCCGATAACGGAGCCTGTCCCTTCGACCGCACCAAGGTAGCCGGCAAAGAGCCATGGAACCCCCAATCCTTCTGGTGCTACGACACCGGATGGTCGCATGTCGGTAATACACCATTCCGTCTCCACAAACAGAACCAGCATGGCGGTGGCATCAATTCCCCGATGATTGCACATTGGCCGAAGGGCATAAAAGCCAGGGCTGGTTCGATCACGCCCCAACGCGCCCACTTGATCGACTTTATGGCCACCTGCATCGATCTGGCAGGAGGCGAATACCCCAAGTCCTGGCCAGGGATCGAGCTGGAGCCGCTGCAAGGCAGATCGTTGAAACCCATTTTCGAAGACCAAACCCGCGATCCCCACTCGTCGTTGTTTTTCCGTTTCGCAAACAATCGTGCGATCATCCAGGGCGACTGGAAACTCGTCACCCACCGGGCGTCACAATGGGAACTCTACAACATCGTCAAGGATGGAACGGAGCTCAACGACCTCGCCAGCCAGTATCCTGAAAAAGTAGACGCGTTAGCAAAGCTCTGGAACCAGGAGGCCACCGGGATAGGTCATCTTAAAGGTAAAGACGTGGCTCCTGTTTCCGGTAAAAAACCACCACTTTTAAAAAAGTCGGGTGTCCCGGCGGCCCGTGGAAAGTAG
- a CDS encoding polysaccharide biosynthesis/export family protein, giving the protein MRLLKYVKLLGVVFGVFSLSAVAHAGVIKSGDTVIISLKGVPASEQAKVNGEYQVRDSGNIRVPIINVNIRALGKRPEDVERSIEEAFKTAEIYVAPTISVQVRERGDIREVVSVGGEVARPGAVQYRPEMTVIQAIQQAGDRKVFASKYFYLLRKDSQTGKTMRYKYNIKTPSHQNLKVFPGDTITIPEKGGLIDTGRE; this is encoded by the coding sequence ATGAGACTATTAAAATATGTTAAGTTGTTAGGCGTCGTTTTCGGCGTGTTTTCCCTGTCCGCCGTAGCCCATGCGGGAGTGATCAAGTCGGGCGATACGGTAATCATCTCTCTGAAAGGAGTGCCCGCATCGGAGCAAGCGAAAGTAAACGGAGAATATCAGGTGCGCGACAGTGGTAACATCCGGGTTCCCATCATCAATGTGAACATCCGGGCCTTGGGCAAGAGGCCTGAGGATGTTGAGCGCAGTATTGAAGAGGCATTTAAAACGGCTGAGATCTATGTAGCACCTACGATCTCAGTGCAGGTCAGGGAGCGTGGTGACATCAGGGAAGTGGTGAGTGTGGGAGGAGAGGTGGCTCGTCCGGGTGCGGTGCAGTATCGACCTGAGATGACGGTGATCCAGGCGATTCAGCAGGCGGGTGATCGCAAGGTCTTTGCCAGTAAGTACTTCTACCTGTTACGAAAGGATTCCCAAACGGGTAAAACGATGCGTTACAAATACAACATCAAAACTCCGTCGCATCAGAATTTGAAAGTGTTCCCCGGGGACACAATTACCATACCTGAAAAAGGAGGACTCATTGATACGGGGAGGGAGTAA
- a CDS encoding elongation factor Ts, which translates to MMITASAVQELRKITNAGMMACKKALTETKGDLDAAVKLLREKGIVKSAGRADRETSEGLIAAHVDSTGCCGLLAEVNCETDFVAKNEAFGAFVSDITKTIAESDATDAEAAAAVAYTDGTVQDALGAKFSELGEVIKIKRVTRFVAEGNGAVSSYIHMGGKVGVLLELSAEKPESKDSEIFKDLSRDICLHIAALNPAGLTRDDLDASTIEEENEINRKQLEAEGKPAEIIDKILIGKINKYFSESCLVDQAFVKDDKVSVKQHVAAKAKELGDTVNIVRFARFNVGA; encoded by the coding sequence ATTATGATCACTGCATCCGCTGTCCAAGAGCTCCGCAAGATCACCAACGCCGGGATGATGGCTTGTAAAAAGGCCCTCACCGAAACCAAGGGTGACCTCGACGCAGCCGTTAAACTTCTCCGCGAAAAAGGTATTGTCAAATCCGCAGGTCGCGCCGACCGCGAAACGTCCGAAGGCCTGATTGCCGCACACGTCGACAGCACGGGCTGCTGCGGACTTCTCGCTGAAGTCAACTGTGAGACCGACTTCGTTGCCAAAAACGAAGCCTTTGGTGCCTTTGTTTCCGACATCACCAAAACCATCGCTGAATCCGACGCCACCGACGCCGAGGCTGCCGCAGCCGTTGCCTACACCGATGGCACGGTCCAGGACGCCCTCGGCGCCAAGTTCTCCGAGCTGGGTGAGGTGATCAAGATCAAGCGCGTCACCCGTTTTGTTGCAGAAGGAAACGGCGCCGTCTCCAGCTACATCCACATGGGTGGCAAGGTGGGCGTGCTTCTTGAGCTCAGTGCTGAAAAACCTGAGAGCAAGGACAGTGAGATCTTCAAGGACCTTTCCCGCGACATCTGCCTGCACATCGCCGCGCTCAACCCGGCCGGCCTCACCCGCGATGACCTCGACGCCTCCACCATCGAGGAAGAGAACGAGATCAACCGCAAGCAGCTCGAAGCCGAGGGCAAGCCCGCCGAGATCATCGACAAGATCCTGATCGGCAAGATCAACAAGTACTTCTCCGAGTCCTGCCTCGTCGACCAAGCGTTTGTTAAAGACGACAAGGTCAGCGTCAAGCAGCACGTCGCCGCCAAGGCCAAGGAGCTCGGCGACACGGTGAATATCGTCCGTTTCGCCCGCTTCAACGTCGGCGCCTAA
- a CDS encoding DEAD/DEAH box helicase produces MSFQSLGLHTRILQAIDDAGYSQATPIQAKTIPPILKGQDLIGLAQTGTGKTAAFTLPLLSQLCEKSGDQAARGVRLLIIAPTRELVMQINESIRTYGKYTNLRTAMVIGGASEKHQIEKLQSNVDIVIATPGRLMALMEAGHATFGKLTHLILDEADRMLDMGFLPDIEQITMSLPKRRQSLLFSATLPPQVERLARKTLKDPVTIEVGSRSNPAETVTQFLYPVEQHLKAELLIELLADHQFFSVIAFVRTREDADVLAKTLTGSDISAVAIHGDCSQNHRTRTLRDFKASKIRVLVATDIAARGLDIPDVTHVINYDFPLQSDDYIHRIGRTGRAGNEGCAITFLTSSDGERLKKLERHIGITLKKRFLDGFNYKKPVPEEEEGKHFQKRKPRRHSSDRYEQSGRFSAKKTAKKRTDWRKPKKRK; encoded by the coding sequence ATGTCATTCCAGTCACTCGGGCTCCACACGCGTATTCTTCAAGCCATTGATGATGCAGGATACAGCCAGGCCACACCCATCCAGGCCAAAACCATTCCGCCCATTCTCAAGGGCCAGGACCTGATAGGTCTTGCCCAGACGGGCACAGGTAAGACGGCCGCATTCACCCTGCCGCTGCTTTCCCAGCTATGTGAAAAGTCGGGCGACCAGGCGGCGCGCGGGGTACGGCTGCTTATCATCGCACCTACCCGCGAACTGGTGATGCAGATCAATGAGAGTATCCGGACCTACGGAAAATACACCAACCTCCGCACCGCCATGGTGATTGGTGGTGCCAGTGAGAAACACCAGATTGAAAAACTGCAAAGCAATGTCGATATCGTCATCGCCACCCCTGGCCGACTGATGGCACTGATGGAAGCAGGACATGCTACCTTCGGGAAACTCACCCACCTGATTCTGGACGAAGCCGACCGGATGCTGGATATGGGCTTCCTGCCCGACATCGAGCAGATCACCATGAGTCTGCCCAAGCGCCGCCAGAGCCTGCTTTTTTCCGCCACCCTGCCACCCCAGGTCGAGCGACTGGCAAGAAAGACCCTCAAGGACCCGGTCACCATTGAAGTAGGCAGCCGCAGCAACCCGGCGGAGACCGTCACCCAGTTTCTCTACCCGGTGGAGCAACACCTGAAGGCGGAGCTGCTTATCGAACTGCTTGCAGACCATCAGTTCTTTTCCGTCATCGCCTTTGTTAGGACCCGTGAGGATGCTGATGTGCTGGCGAAGACTCTCACTGGCTCCGACATCTCAGCCGTTGCCATCCATGGCGACTGCTCCCAGAACCACCGCACCCGCACGCTGCGCGATTTCAAGGCGAGTAAAATCCGGGTTCTGGTCGCCACCGACATCGCCGCCCGTGGTCTCGATATTCCCGATGTCACCCACGTCATCAACTATGATTTCCCATTGCAAAGCGACGACTACATCCACCGCATCGGCCGCACCGGTCGGGCAGGAAATGAAGGCTGCGCCATTACTTTTCTAACATCATCCGATGGAGAACGTCTGAAGAAACTCGAACGCCATATCGGCATCACCTTGAAAAAGCGTTTCCTCGACGGTTTCAACTACAAGAAACCGGTCCCCGAGGAGGAGGAAGGAAAGCATTTTCAGAAAAGAAAACCACGCCGCCATTCAAGCGACCGCTACGAGCAGTCGGGTCGATTCTCGGCCAAGAAGACCGCCAAAAAACGCACCGACTGGCGCAAGCCGAAGAAGCGGAAATAG
- a CDS encoding type II toxin-antitoxin system HicA family toxin encodes MSSFPSITGGAMLKALGKAGFEVARIKGSHHRVVHADGRKTTVPVHGKETLGPGLINKILRDVEMTRDELQSLL; translated from the coding sequence ATGAGCAGCTTTCCCAGCATCACCGGCGGGGCAATGCTCAAGGCACTGGGCAAGGCCGGTTTTGAAGTGGCTCGCATCAAGGGTAGTCATCACCGGGTGGTGCATGCAGATGGACGAAAAACCACAGTCCCGGTGCACGGCAAGGAAACGCTCGGGCCGGGTTTGATCAACAAGATACTTCGTGATGTGGAAATGACTCGTGACGAGTTGCAGTCGCTGCTGTAA
- a CDS encoding type II toxin-antitoxin system HicB family antitoxin — translation MEKKKFNVIVERDSDGWLVASVPGLSGCHTQAKTYDQLFERIKEAIELCLEDQPDYQSDEFLGVQQVAL, via the coding sequence ATGGAGAAGAAAAAGTTCAATGTCATTGTGGAGCGCGACAGCGATGGCTGGCTGGTTGCCAGCGTCCCCGGACTGAGCGGCTGCCATACCCAGGCGAAGACATACGATCAGTTGTTCGAGCGGATCAAGGAGGCGATCGAGTTGTGTCTGGAGGATCAGCCGGACTACCAATCCGATGAGTTTCTGGGGGTCCAGCAAGTCGCGCTATGA
- the rpsB gene encoding 30S ribosomal protein S2, which translates to MVNELINEMVDAGVHYGHQTRKWNPKMKPYLMKDKGGIYIINLEATVKCLDKAADFLGELSSKGQKILFVGCKRQAQDAVAEAANAIGQYYVNHRWLGGTLTNLATIRRSVERLKYLEDIEKSPDFKKMSKKELSALGREREKLLRNLRGIRDMEKLPAAMVIVDSARETIAVSEARRLNIPVIAIVDTNADPSVIDYPIPGNDDATRSIRLLLQNLVDSIVVAKD; encoded by the coding sequence ATGGTCAACGAACTGATTAACGAAATGGTCGACGCTGGTGTTCACTACGGACACCAGACCCGCAAATGGAACCCGAAAATGAAACCCTACCTGATGAAGGACAAGGGTGGCATTTACATCATCAACCTTGAGGCAACGGTCAAGTGTCTCGACAAAGCAGCCGATTTCCTCGGTGAGCTTTCCAGCAAAGGCCAGAAGATCCTCTTCGTCGGCTGTAAACGCCAGGCACAGGACGCCGTGGCAGAAGCGGCCAACGCCATCGGCCAGTATTACGTCAATCACCGTTGGCTCGGTGGCACCCTGACCAACCTCGCCACCATCCGCCGTTCCGTGGAACGCCTGAAGTACCTTGAGGACATCGAGAAGTCACCCGACTTCAAGAAAATGTCCAAAAAGGAACTCTCCGCCCTCGGACGTGAACGCGAGAAACTGCTGCGCAACCTGCGTGGTATCCGCGACATGGAAAAACTCCCTGCCGCCATGGTCATCGTCGATTCCGCCCGTGAAACCATCGCCGTGTCTGAAGCACGCCGCCTCAACATCCCGGTGATCGCCATCGTCGATACCAACGCGGACCCGTCTGTCATCGACTACCCGATCCCGGGCAACGACGACGCCACCCGCTCGATCCGCCTGCTGCTGCAGAACCTCGTCGACTCCATCGTAGTCGCCAAAGACTAA